Proteins from a single region of Candidatus Margulisiibacteriota bacterium:
- a CDS encoding protein kinase, with the protein MAKISAANITPEIMRRFFEKRLPKVSCQRTTRNLDKYFLRPIMDGKTDCEPKVVNLATQALLRIDILEPTKPLESTARTARVLETVRLDLIANRENRYEIGSRKRALLQLAEEKVYQNPKAIWAALEPLKEHPELGLLAKAVLAKLNPSSIRVKSESTLAPTVIMPMPEQSARSTPTSSQGPLKEVFSPLPAPSLGTGTEIMPAASLPPEVLYPPEANKQIVDLQTALEQTQRDLQETGVQLKKIQSLATNFYFANQDLATQLQGLEAESISSNQHLLTQISELETTLLQLSKLIIKPDVRPSSLTQRYVFLKELGRGGMAVASVVFDVVDKRLAVLKAPLPAHLEEEGIIRRFEEREIQAMANLSPLRGVVHFIEALNLEHVPYEKMIGTPLGEKIKVKMPTIPCISMEYVSYPTLGEVLKDNGNKLPTDRALKIALALVKILEVVHKNGIIHRDLKPDNIFIVPDEKKPGEETVKIADFGIVQLTGVSGPKITQEGWSIGTPAYMPPEQWKGEKDIDGRADQYAVGAILYEMLAGKPPFSECANENFAIYGAKVLAATSVEDIRMKVNVSDQLATVLNHMLAKDRNMRYPTCQACIAALETLLPPA; encoded by the coding sequence ATGGCTAAAATAAGCGCCGCCAATATAACGCCCGAAATTATGCGCCGGTTCTTCGAAAAAAGGTTGCCGAAGGTCTCCTGCCAAAGAACCACGCGGAATTTGGATAAATATTTCCTGCGGCCGATCATGGACGGGAAAACTGATTGCGAACCAAAAGTTGTGAATTTGGCAACTCAAGCACTGTTAAGAATTGATATTCTCGAGCCAACAAAGCCGCTGGAAAGTACTGCCCGGACCGCACGAGTGTTAGAGACAGTCCGCCTAGATCTCATTGCCAACAGGGAAAACAGATATGAAATAGGCTCGAGAAAAAGGGCGCTTCTTCAGTTGGCAGAAGAAAAAGTTTACCAAAATCCGAAAGCTATCTGGGCTGCCCTGGAGCCCCTCAAGGAACACCCGGAGCTGGGATTACTCGCAAAAGCAGTTTTGGCTAAACTCAACCCATCATCAATAAGAGTGAAATCCGAATCAACTTTAGCGCCAACTGTTATTATGCCGATGCCAGAACAATCGGCGCGATCAACGCCAACCTCTTCTCAAGGCCCACTAAAAGAAGTATTCTCACCTCTTCCGGCTCCAAGCCTTGGAACCGGCACGGAAATTATGCCGGCAGCTTCTCTCCCACCGGAGGTGCTTTATCCACCGGAGGCAAATAAGCAAATTGTTGACTTACAAACCGCATTAGAACAAACGCAACGTGATCTGCAAGAAACGGGTGTTCAATTAAAAAAAATACAGTCACTGGCAACCAATTTTTACTTTGCCAATCAAGACCTCGCCACCCAGCTCCAGGGTTTGGAAGCTGAATCAATTTCATCTAATCAACATCTGCTTACCCAGATTAGTGAATTGGAAACCACTCTCTTACAACTATCTAAGCTAATAATCAAACCTGACGTTAGGCCGTCTTCTTTAACGCAACGGTATGTTTTTCTTAAAGAACTTGGCAGAGGCGGGATGGCGGTTGCTTCAGTCGTTTTTGATGTTGTGGACAAAAGGTTAGCGGTCCTCAAGGCTCCCCTTCCGGCTCATTTAGAAGAAGAAGGGATTATAAGGCGTTTTGAAGAGAGAGAAATACAAGCTATGGCAAATCTTTCTCCGTTAAGAGGGGTGGTGCATTTTATCGAAGCCCTCAATCTCGAGCATGTGCCTTATGAGAAAATGATCGGGACTCCTCTGGGAGAAAAAATCAAAGTCAAGATGCCTACTATCCCTTGCATATCGATGGAATATGTCTCATATCCTACTTTAGGAGAAGTGCTTAAGGATAACGGCAATAAACTTCCTACCGATCGCGCTTTAAAAATTGCCTTGGCCCTAGTTAAAATCCTTGAAGTGGTTCATAAAAATGGCATAATCCACCGAGACCTGAAGCCGGATAATATTTTTATTGTGCCTGATGAAAAAAAACCAGGAGAAGAAACAGTTAAGATAGCCGACTTTGGAATAGTCCAACTAACTGGAGTCAGTGGACCAAAGATAACCCAAGAGGGTTGGTCGATAGGCACTCCCGCCTATATGCCGCCTGAACAATGGAAAGGAGAAAAAGATATAGACGGAAGGGCCGATCAATATGCTGTAGGCGCAATCTTATATGAAATGCTTGCAGGAAAGCCTCCTTTTAGTGAGTGTGCAAACGAAAACTTCGCAATTTATGGTGCAAAGGTCTTAGCAGCTACAAGTGTAGAGGATATAAGAATGAAGGTAAATGTGTCGGACCAATTGGCAACCGTCTTAAACCATATGCTGGCAAAAGACAGAAATATGAGATATCCAACCTGTCAGGCATGTATTGCTGCGCTTGAAACACTTTTACCGCCCGCCTAA
- a CDS encoding RNA-binding domain-containing protein has product MQKKELLKIIKSGEALKVEFKSSASNLDRIGEIVCSFANSRGGDILIGVSDDRQIVGVEVGRQTVERIVDIIVDNSDPKIYPEVTAVSIGAKQIIAIKVNESHDKPHLYQGRAFIRIGKNTKPMSRNEYERLLIKRSKTDIQYDREECVGARLRDIDWKKVKWFKSAYKDISGRDISSSEQKLLEGLGCIKNGKILNGGMLLFGKQPDKFIPQNQITIVRYPGEGVSDRYLDIKDFYGNLFDLIDKADEYIKEHIQIASRLIPGQIPREEIPEYPFYAIRELIVNAVAHRDYFISGSRIIIKMFKGKIEYSSPGGLPEGITPKNMINKQSSRNPTLVKVLNRVKYIEAIGDGINRICDAINAHPLKPRMPVFKDVGGTVIATMFAADLNKMKEKEIELELNQRQKQFLGKLGVEEMISSSSYAELFDIDERTARRDLTELTKKGLLLKEGRGYRTVYKKRVD; this is encoded by the coding sequence ATGCAAAAGAAAGAACTGCTGAAAATCATCAAATCCGGTGAAGCATTGAAGGTTGAATTTAAATCTTCCGCGTCAAACCTTGACCGGATCGGGGAGATCGTTTGTTCTTTTGCTAATTCCAGGGGTGGGGACATTTTAATCGGCGTCTCTGATGACAGGCAGATTGTTGGTGTTGAGGTGGGGCGGCAAACCGTGGAGCGGATAGTCGATATTATTGTAGATAATTCCGATCCTAAAATATACCCCGAAGTAACCGCAGTATCGATCGGCGCCAAACAGATCATTGCCATAAAGGTAAACGAAAGCCACGACAAGCCCCATCTCTATCAGGGGCGGGCGTTTATCCGTATCGGTAAGAACACCAAGCCAATGAGCCGTAATGAATATGAGCGTTTGTTGATAAAAAGAAGCAAGACAGACATCCAGTACGACCGGGAAGAATGCGTCGGGGCCAGGTTGCGGGACATTGACTGGAAAAAGGTTAAATGGTTTAAGTCTGCTTATAAAGATATTTCCGGGCGGGATATATCCTCATCAGAACAAAAACTGCTGGAGGGCTTGGGTTGTATAAAAAATGGGAAGATATTAAACGGCGGAATGCTGTTGTTCGGAAAACAGCCTGATAAATTCATTCCCCAGAACCAGATTACGATCGTCAGATACCCGGGAGAAGGCGTTTCCGACCGTTACCTCGACATCAAGGACTTTTACGGCAATTTGTTCGATCTCATCGATAAGGCTGATGAATATATTAAGGAGCACATTCAGATCGCTTCCCGTCTGATCCCCGGACAGATCCCCCGCGAAGAGATTCCTGAATACCCTTTTTATGCCATCCGCGAACTAATAGTCAATGCGGTGGCTCATCGCGATTACTTTATTTCCGGCAGCCGGATAATAATCAAAATGTTTAAGGGAAAGATAGAATACAGCAGTCCGGGCGGACTGCCGGAAGGGATCACCCCTAAGAACATGATTAATAAGCAGTCGTCACGCAACCCCACGCTGGTAAAAGTACTTAACCGGGTCAAGTATATCGAAGCGATCGGCGATGGCATTAACCGGATTTGTGACGCAATTAACGCCCACCCCTTAAAACCAAGAATGCCGGTATTTAAGGATGTTGGCGGGACGGTTATTGCCACTATGTTTGCTGCTGACTTAAACAAGATGAAAGAAAAGGAAATCGAACTGGAGCTTAATCAAAGACAAAAACAATTTTTGGGGAAATTAGGTGTTGAAGAGATGATTTCTTCATCTTCTTATGCGGAATTGTTTGATATAGACGAAAGGACGGCCAGAAGAGACCTTACTGAATTAACAAAAAAGGGACTCCTGCTAAAAGAGGGGCGGGGGTATAGAACGGTATATAAAAAGCGAGTTGATTAA
- a CDS encoding transcriptional regulator gives MGIKSTKLIAFFKKRGGLAGYAEIIAAGFNKALLKSVLNSGQVQKIDRGLYRLSAGSLLSNPDIVAALIKVPKGILCLLSALAFHEATSEIPRYVDIAIPRGKHANKIKYPPVRFYRFAPNIWEAGFEEHEIEGRGIRVYSLARTIVDCFKFRNKIGLDVARDALKVAVTEKGIKPKEIMRYAKLCRVESIIKPILEAII, from the coding sequence ATGGGAATTAAAAGTACTAAGCTTATAGCTTTTTTTAAGAAAAGGGGCGGGCTGGCCGGCTATGCGGAAATAATAGCGGCCGGTTTTAACAAAGCCCTTCTTAAATCCGTTCTCAACTCCGGTCAGGTCCAAAAGATCGATCGTGGCCTGTATCGGCTATCAGCGGGTTCTCTGCTTTCAAACCCCGATATTGTGGCCGCTTTGATTAAAGTGCCGAAAGGTATTCTCTGTCTTCTTTCCGCGCTGGCCTTTCATGAGGCAACCAGCGAGATCCCCCGCTATGTGGATATTGCTATTCCGCGCGGGAAGCATGCTAATAAAATTAAATATCCGCCGGTAAGATTTTACCGCTTTGCGCCCAATATCTGGGAGGCAGGGTTTGAGGAGCATGAAATTGAAGGCCGCGGGATCAGAGTTTATAGTCTTGCCAGGACAATCGTTGATTGTTTTAAATTCCGCAATAAAATAGGGCTGGATGTCGCGCGCGATGCCCTCAAGGTTGCGGTAACGGAAAAAGGAATAAAGCCAAAAGAGATCATGAGATATGCCAAGCTCTGCCGCGTTGAAAGCATCATAAAACCGATCTTAGAGGCGATAATTTGA